One genomic segment of Gottschalkia acidurici 9a includes these proteins:
- a CDS encoding peptide ABC transporter substrate-binding protein — MNFRKIISIIFTILLSLSLISCKDNKIVGKDGNKKEDQIDTTNKVVGGEMIVPITRTKALNPIIIGDSSMYYFDKLMFEGLFKLDKNLEPKELLAESYSINGDGSINISLRKDVKWHDGETLKSSDVKFTVDTIKYGLSNGKHAGTIPEIYKSGGISDINYIKDIYISDDYNMTIYFEGVGSNILEILTFPIIPEHAFRNGTTEDKVAYEKALDIKEYKPIGTGPYKQGKYDKLKSIELKVNDEYWGSKPYIKTIIGKVLKDEELALTSFESGQVDIAFSMGVDWEKYSQGEKVKVHEFPSQQYEFLAFNFKDKMFEGEKGLAIRKAIAYGINRDSIINKVYLGHATKTDVPINPNSWLVSKDAKNIYKYNVKKARDILEKAGWQDKDGDGLFEDEDNKKISIKLTTNSYNGLRTRALDMIAEDLKNIGIEAIKDYQQINESDINEELVEKDWTNFQKKIKTGKFEIALLGWETSFTQDISFMFRKGSPDNFMKYENPEMDESLDKIYYSLTKEEKRRITEKHKR; from the coding sequence AATGATAGTTCCAATAACTCGTACAAAAGCACTAAATCCAATAATAATTGGAGATAGTAGTATGTATTACTTTGATAAGCTTATGTTTGAAGGTTTGTTCAAACTTGATAAGAATTTAGAGCCTAAAGAATTATTAGCAGAAAGTTATAGTATAAATGGAGATGGGAGTATAAATATATCTCTAAGAAAAGATGTTAAATGGCATGATGGTGAAACTTTAAAAAGTTCAGATGTAAAATTCACAGTAGATACAATTAAATATGGACTATCAAATGGAAAACATGCTGGGACTATTCCTGAAATATATAAAAGTGGAGGAATATCAGACATAAATTATATAAAAGATATATATATTTCTGATGACTATAATATGACTATATATTTCGAAGGTGTAGGCAGTAATATATTAGAAATACTAACTTTTCCAATAATACCTGAGCATGCTTTTAGAAATGGAACAACTGAAGATAAAGTAGCTTATGAAAAAGCCCTAGATATAAAAGAATATAAGCCAATAGGTACGGGTCCATATAAACAAGGGAAATATGATAAATTAAAGTCTATAGAATTAAAAGTAAACGACGAATATTGGGGAAGTAAACCATATATAAAAACAATAATAGGAAAAGTATTAAAAGATGAAGAACTTGCGCTAACATCTTTTGAATCGGGACAAGTTGATATTGCGTTTAGCATGGGAGTAGACTGGGAAAAATATTCTCAAGGTGAGAAAGTAAAGGTACATGAATTTCCATCCCAACAATATGAATTTCTAGCATTTAACTTTAAGGATAAAATGTTTGAAGGTGAAAAGGGATTAGCTATTAGAAAAGCCATAGCCTATGGAATAAATAGAGATTCTATAATAAATAAAGTTTATTTAGGACATGCAACAAAGACGGATGTTCCTATTAATCCAAATTCATGGTTAGTCTCTAAAGATGCAAAAAACATATACAAATATAACGTAAAAAAAGCAAGAGATATTCTTGAAAAAGCTGGATGGCAAGATAAAGATGGCGATGGACTATTTGAGGATGAGGATAACAAGAAGATTTCAATAAAGCTTACTACTAATTCATACAATGGACTAAGAACTAGAGCCTTAGACATGATAGCAGAGGATCTAAAAAATATAGGTATTGAGGCTATAAAAGATTACCAACAAATTAATGAAAGTGATATAAATGAAGAGTTAGTAGAAAAAGATTGGACAAATTTTCAAAAAAAAATAAAGACGGGGAAATTTGAAATTGCTCTTTTGGGATGGGAAACATCATTTACACAAGATATTTCTTTTATGTTCAGAAAAGGAAGTCCAGATAACTTTATGAAATATGAAAATCCAGAGATGGATGAATCATTAGATAAAATATATTATTCTCTAACTAAAGAAGAAAAAAGAAGAATTACGGAAAAACACAAAAGATAA
- a CDS encoding SDR family NAD(P)-dependent oxidoreductase, translating to MKLKGKIAVVTGASSGMGRAISVLFAKEGASVFAIARRKEKLDDLVNESKNLEGSIVAFQGDVTQKDSMENILDEVFDKSGRIDILVNNAGIMDDMMPAGEVSDELWNKVIDVNLNSPLYLCRKTINLMMDKGTCNIINVASVGGLYGSRAGPAYTASKFGLIGLTKNIGFMYANKGIRCNAICPGGVETEIGVGMKNPSQFGMEKAMSGAGYNPRSGSSEEIANIALFLASDDSSFVNGTTIVADSGWTAY from the coding sequence ATGAAATTGAAAGGAAAGATAGCAGTCGTAACTGGAGCAAGTTCAGGAATGGGAAGAGCTATATCTGTTCTATTCGCCAAGGAAGGTGCAAGTGTTTTTGCAATAGCTAGAAGAAAAGAAAAGCTTGATGATCTTGTAAATGAATCTAAAAACTTGGAGGGATCTATAGTTGCCTTTCAGGGTGATGTAACTCAAAAAGATAGCATGGAAAATATCTTAGACGAAGTGTTTGATAAGTCAGGGAGAATAGATATACTTGTAAATAATGCAGGTATTATGGATGACATGATGCCAGCTGGAGAAGTCTCTGACGAACTTTGGAATAAAGTTATAGATGTAAACTTAAATAGTCCCTTATATCTTTGTAGAAAAACTATTAATCTAATGATGGATAAAGGTACATGTAATATAATAAACGTTGCTTCTGTAGGCGGACTATATGGTTCTAGAGCAGGTCCTGCGTATACAGCGTCTAAATTTGGCTTAATAGGTCTGACAAAAAATATAGGATTTATGTATGCAAATAAAGGTATTAGATGCAATGCAATATGCCCTGGTGGTGTAGAAACTGAAATAGGAGTTGGTATGAAAAACCCAAGTCAATTTGGTATGGAGAAGGCAATGTCTGGTGCTGGGTATAACCCTAGATCAGGATCTTCTGAAGAAATAGCAAATATAGCACTTTTTCTAGCCTCAGATGATTCAAGCTTTGTAAATGGTACAACTATAGTTGCTGATTCAGGCTGGACAGCATATTAA